GATCGTGGTCGAGATGCATTCCGTCTTTGCCATCAAAGTTCGTCGCCAGGAGATCGCGGAAGCGGATTTTTCGCTGCTGCGCAAGCGGTTTCTGGCGGATGGGAAGCAGCGGCAATTCCGGGTAGTAGCCATGACGGCCGCCGTCTATTCCGAGGCCGTGCAATTGCTCCGCACTCATGCGCTTGCCGAATCGCTTCGCACGCTGGATGCTTTGTAGTTGGCAGCCTCCCTGCACATGCGAAGGCGAGGCCGTCTCGACCACTTCGTCACCGCCGACAAGAGCTTGGCAGTGATCGCGACAAAGGTGGGCCTCGCGGTCCTGAATCCCGAAGCGGGCTGACTCGCTCAGCTTGCCAATGATCTAGTCCGGCCAGTGCTGCCTGATTTCCTAGTGAAATTTCTGGCCCCTGAGAATGCCGGAAACTCGCATACGCATTTGGACCACTTTTTAGAGAAGCCAGCCAGTCCCTCAAATCGAGCCTAGCGAAGCGACGCCAGTCGGTTACGCTAGTGCAGCAGGCAGCGCCGCTCGCGTCGAGCCGGCGCGCTGACGATCCGCACTCATTTGCAAGTCGATATGCCAAGCCCCTTTGCCGATCGTTTGGCCGCCGCTGTGCGGCGCTTTCGCAATCCTGTGGTGGTAGGACTCGATCCACGCTGGGAGCAATTGCCAGCGGGGCTGCGCGGCGAAGACAACCCGGCCGATCGAGCCAAAAGTTACGTTCGCTTTTGCCAAGCGGTGATCGATGTGGTGGCGCCGCTGGTTCCCGCGGTGAAGCCGCAAGCGGCGTTTTTCGAGCAACTTGGGCCGGCCGGCGTGGCCGCGTTGGCGGAGGTGATCGCCGATGCGCGCCGCGCGGGGCTGTTGGTGATCGTTGACGCCAAGCGTAACGACATTGGATCGACGGCCACGGCGTATGCCGACGCCTACCTGGGCCCCGGCGACGAGCGTCCCCTAGCGGGCGACGCCTTGACCGTGAGCCCTTACCTGGGGG
The nucleotide sequence above comes from Pirellulales bacterium. Encoded proteins:
- a CDS encoding type II toxin-antitoxin system VapC family toxin, encoding MPAFLFGSSAIAKRYCAEIDAEQVDAILSEPGNLCLISRLIVVEMHSVFAIKVRRQEIAEADFSLLRKRFLADGKQRQFRVVAMTAAVYSEAVQLLRTHALAESLRTLDAL